A genomic region of Arachis hypogaea cultivar Tifrunner chromosome 5, arahy.Tifrunner.gnm2.J5K5, whole genome shotgun sequence contains the following coding sequences:
- the LOC112801656 gene encoding probable UDP-arabinopyranose mutase 1, which produces MAAAPSPSSVKPVPLLKDELDIVIPTIRNLDFLEMWRPFFEQYHLIIVQDGDPSKTIKVPEGFDYELYNRNDINRILGPKASCISFKDSACRCFGYMVSKKKYIYTIDDDCFVAKDPSGKDINALEQHIKNLLSPSTPHFFNTLYDPYREGTDFVRGYPFSLREGVPTAVSHGLWLNIPDYDAPTQLVKPHERNTRYVDAVLTIPKGTLFPMCGMNLAFDRELIGPAMYFGLMGDGQPIGRYDDMWAGWCMKVICDHLGLGVKTGLPYIWHSKASNPFVNLKKEYKGIFWQEDIIPFFQSATLPKECTSVQKCYIELSKQVKEKLGAIDPYFVKLADAMVTWIEAWDELNSPSDTNSSKKANGAPLPAAAK; this is translated from the exons ATGGCAGCAGCACCTTCTCCATCGTCAGTGAAGCCCGTGCCTTTGCTGAAGGACGAGCTAGATATCGTGATTCCAACTATCCGAAACCTGGATTTCTTGGAGATGTGGAGGCCGTTCTTCGAGCAGTATCATCTCATCATCGTTCAGGACGGTGACCCTTCCAAGACCATCAAGGTCCCCGAGGGTTTCGACTACGAACTCTATAACCGCAACGATATCAACAGGATCTTGGGACCTAAGGCTTCTTGCATCTCTTTCAAGGACTCTGCTTGCAGATGCTTTGGCTACATGGTTTCCAAGAAGAAGTATATCTACACCATCGATGATGATTGCTTC GTTGCTAAAGATCCATCTGGCAAGGATATCAATGCACTTGAGCAGCACATTAAGAATCTTCTGTCTCCATCCACTCCACATTTCTTCAACACCCTCTATGATCCTTACAGAGAAGGCACTGATTTCGTCCGTGGATATCCTTTTAGTCTTCGTGAGGGTGTCCCCACTGCTGTTTCCCATGGACTTTGGCTCAACATTCCGGACTATGATGCTCCAACACAGCTTGTCAAGCCTCATGAGAGGAACACCAG GTATGTTGATGCTGTTCTGACCATTCCGAAAGGAACATTGTTTCCCATGTGCGGTATGAATTTGGCATTTGACCGTGAGCTGATCGGACCTGCTATGTACTTCGGACTCATGGGTGATGGTCAGCCTATTGGACGATACGATGATATGTGGGCTGGCTGGTGCATGAAG GTTATCTGTGACCATTTGGGATTAGGTGTGAAGACTGGTCTCCCATACATTTGGCACAGCAAAGCAAGCAATCCATTTGTGAACCTCAAAAAGGAGTATAAAGGCATCTTCTGGCAAGAAGACATCATTCCCTTCTTCCAATCCGCCACTCTTCCTAAAGAATGCACCTCCGTCCAGAAGTGCTACATTGAGCTCTCCAAGCAAGTCAAGGAAAAGCTTGGCGCTATTGATCCCTACTTTGTCAAGCTTGCTGATGCCATGGTCACTTGGATCGAAGCATGGGACGAGCTCAACAGCCCATCTGACACCAATTCCTCAAAGAAAGCCAATGGAGCTCCTCTTCCTGCTGCTGCTAAGTGA